The genomic segment TAGGAGCGAGCCACCATAGATCATAGGTTTTATGCTGAGTAAAGGACTGGTGCTGGCCGACGCGGATGTGATCGTAGCTGACCTATTTCTGGGACTGTGTTTGTATTTCGTTAGGATCAGAGTGTCCTCGGATTTGGAAGGCGGTAACCTGGTGTTCTGTAATGGTACCAGATGATTGTTGCTGCCAGTGCTGGTCGCGTTGCTTAGATTGCTGGGGCTGCTCATGGGTACTGTAGACTTTGCAGGCTCTGAACCGGCCGACACATTTGAAGTGTTGCTGCCCTTGCGAATATACTGGCCACTGGGCAATTGTTGTTCGCTTTTACTGAACTCCGTTGTGAGCAGATTTGAGGAAGAATTGGACATGTTAGGTCCTGGCCAGCTGCCTCGACCTGGACTAGATTTCACCAGCTTCGGATCGCGTGGCGGTAATTGGAGCAAACTTCTCTTTAGGCTGTTGCTGTTGCTTCTGTTTCGGTCGAGGCTGAGCAGGTGCTTCATTGAAATTCCAACTGTTTGTGACGAACCCTGTAGTTATGAATTATAGAGTTGTCTAATGCGATATACTtggattttaaagaattttacacAGATCACAGGATTGGTCAGTTCAACTTACGCTCTGCTGCGAAGAACCGCGATCTCTAGCGAACGTGATCACGTCTATGAGCCACCTGGCTCCTTTCCACACGGTGTTTACTTGAGTCTGTAGATCTTGCAGCCTGGCCAACTTATCCTTCGCCACGCTTAATTCCAGAGAACTGAAGGCTTCTCTGTGGTTGTACTGAGCTTGTGCCGTGTCGAGTTCAAGAATGCAACTTAGTCTTGAATATCTGTTGATCACATCCTTCTGATAGGTGTTTAAGTGAACCATCTCGAATACTTGGATGGGCAACGAGAGAAGATCGCCACGTTGAAGAAGGATCTCTCTGGTTCCAGGCACGCAACAGGCGGTTTCTGCAGGAGGCACAGCGATCAGAAAGGACACATCGTGAGTCAGATCGATAACTTCGGCGTCGTAAAGTCGATGGAGCAAAGAGTCTTCTGGACTGATTTCCATGTAATTGAATAATCGCCTTGCTGTAGCAGCGACCAGGTCGACGAACAATTTCTGCTGTTCTGTACCTTGGGCCTCGTTTGTcacgttttctttctcttcacAGTCCTTGACAGACGCGTCTGATGCGTGAATGCGAGTTATCCTTTTCAGATAATCCCACTCCTCGCtatggaaatataaataacaatgatTAATAAATCCGCAAAGATACGTATGAAGGTACTATTTTCGTCGATTCAATACTTACGCAGAGACGTGTGGGTTGTCACGGATCTTACAATGAGGCAAAACATTAGGTGATTTTGCGGGTACTACGACTTGTATAAGATCGACGCTACTCTGCATCTTCAGATAACCAAGATAAAGCCCCTTTGATAGCTTGATACTGCTAACTTGGTGGTATGTCATCTGTTCCTGTATACTGGCTATTAAAATATCCGCTACGTTACTATCTTCGTGAATAATGACTTTCTTCGTGACTTTGCTGAGTGGCAACCATCTGCTATTCAACACTGAGATCAACTTCGGGGATTTTACGTAATTCACTGTGGAGAAAACCAGGGTGCCTTGAACGTCTCTAATGGGTTTATGGTACAGCTGACCAATGTCTTGTATACATAGCGCTGCCTATAAGAACCAATGACCAAAAATTACTCATCAATCTGTAATTCATTTTAATCTTTAACAagtgtttaataattttatataataggaAACAAACCTGCATTTGTGCAGCAGCCTGTAAAAGCTTTATCCTGAAGTGATTCGTTGAGCTGCTGTGACTTTTCTCCATATTTTGACGGAGAATTTTAACATCGTCCCAAGTGCAGCCCACTTTCATCAGCCAATGGAAGTCGTTGTAAATACAGCTAGGGTAAGTCTCATCGACTTCGATCACAGGCAAGAAATCCTCGTTCGTTACCAATATTTTATCCTCGTGATAGAGTAAACAGGCGAGAAAGACGCCGCGTCTTAGATTCTTCTGAAACTTGCTGGTGGCCGAGAAGAGCTGTTTTATCGTTGTCTTCTTCTTGTGATTACGCCTCTGCACGGCCGGCGTTTCTTGAGTGTACTCTGGGCGCCTGATATCCGTGAATAAAGTATTCAGCTGCTCCAATCGGCCGGCAAACCTTGGCACTCTGCCATCGATGTCTCTCCAGCCTGGAACAATAGTTATGTGTCTTCACTTTGAGTTTTAAAAACCTCGATAAACCAAACGACCGGTGCGTGTGCAATgcaaattctaaatttaactCGATTCGAATGCAATCGAGCGAAATCTAGGTGCGAGCTAAATGTGGATCAGATTCGAGATCGATTTCGTTCTGTACTTTCCAGCTGTGTTACTCGATCTTTTATATGTAAAAGACAGGTGACAAGTTACATGTCCTATCTTTTATAGAAggacaattttaaaattcaacattTGCAgagtaaatatgtatttttcttactttcttgaacaatttaaaaaatatcaatattgaaCATTATTTATGTAGACTAATATCGATTAAACTAACATAACAATTAAACATATTCGTTTCTTATAAGAAACTTATACTAAGATTTATATCTTCAAATCTATTAGATTAGttctaattatttcatacTGAGATACTATTTTTCAGCCATCAAGTGGCACAAAGGTCAGGAAATTAACAAAGATAGCCTTCTGTATACACCCTTCATTCGTAATGCATTctatagaaaagaaataaaaaaaaaaaaaaaatgatcgtaCTGCTAGGTGTTACGTGGGCGGGAGTCGAGTTCCTGAACCTGCTGTAGCCCTTCAAATTGCCAGCAGCTGCTCGAAAATAATACTTCTGTCCCTGAATCAGATCGTCAATCCTGCATTCCCTTTGTTTCATATCTAGCACCTCTCTCTCACCACAGATCACCGAGAAATCTTCTTTGATACTCCATTGGACTTTAAATTTCGTGCAGATTGGAGAATCATGAGAATCTGGCTCTTGAAACCTCACTGTTACAGAATTTGTTCCTGTGACGTCCACTGCGACCAAAAATGGCATGTCTGGTGGTCCTGAAATAGATTAGTAttgtcaattttatttaaaaatgttctaCTCTCGTATTAGCCGCTaatgtttatgcaattttGGAAGGTTTAATTGCGTACAAATTTTACAGAATGCATAcaatttgcaaaaaaaaaaattttttttttaatcgcgttgaaaaaaatataaaatcgcaTAAACATCCGTGATCTAATTATTACTATCATATCATGAAAATGATACTTTTGAATGACTTACTCGCTTGATCGAATCCAAGTAACATTTTTCTAAGCGCTCTAGCTCTTCTTTCCCACAAAGCAAGTTGCTTGTCCTCCGCGCTACCGCCGCATCCCGTGAGATTGTTGTGCTGCGACGAAAAACTTGATCTATGACTGCTTGGTGGTTCCAGGAGGGTAGTCCCACCGCTGCCGGAAGTACTGCCGCCGAGTTCTTGAACTCTGTGTTCAGCCTCCAACAGCAACGAAGCCAAGTGACTGCCCAGCGACTCTGGAGATTTGACTGCGCAAACAGAATCAAAACGATTGCTTGTGAAAGTTCAATATCAAAGGAGGTTCGAGAAAAACCAAAGAAAATTGCAGAGAAATGAAAGATaagttttcaatttttgaGAGTTTAAGTATCCCTGTAGAAACGTCTCTGGAGAATTAAATCGAAGTTCAGAAGAGAACCAAGACAggcttttataatttatgagacaattttataaaaccaGAACCAGGAGAATCTCTCGTATGATACTAAAACTCCACAAGATTTCTTTACATAATCATCCATCCCACTATGCTTACATCaactgatatttttaaaaaaagaggatgaatataaaaattccttaTTTGCATCTCCGAATCTCACGAACTCGCAATTTCGCAAATTACGAAGCAAAATGAGAACTacaacaaaaaaataaaaaatttctggcAGAGAAGGCCAATTTTTCACGCGTTACGAATGGACTTTGTTAGGAAACAATTTAACTCTCCGTAGACCGGTGGAAAAATTacggaagagagaaaaaaaaaggagaaataaaaaaagttggTAGACGAAATTCAAGAGTGGACTATCGA from the Bombus fervidus isolate BK054 chromosome 12, iyBomFerv1, whole genome shotgun sequence genome contains:
- the Wake gene encoding ankyrin repeat and fibronectin type III domain containing protein wide awake isoform X3, whose translation is MIGRGGRRYEGWAVLGGLGRRMSSGDKASPGLTIDRAAFLLLRVKKAFKKKKQQRKEKSIPTVECKTESRGARGPGGRPAPLLRSRTLPAIVAPGLSILQAQIDARYNASAGLSVPESGTSTKRGSAVSHCTKLLTPRISFTDDTIERRVSDSGPTRESSKEHSTRSGRLSTSSIGGSQPLTRLARLLNQRPSFTPSDEIPRRLSWERRDCSATSSCLPRSSSIDSVAEWSIAGGVGTVSTSNAVNAGSSYGLFADQPPPRRSPSPLLGARSDRLSLVSPNIGRRVKGHRAVLELYSLQGMEFLEGFGKKKQQPNQQSNNISSVHINPLTAQSLNIHLHALFAAVEHGHLDKARTILESTDVDVNSVNSDGLSPLDVAVLSNNRPLAKMLVAFGAQEGNQFKSPESLGSHLASLLLEAEHRVQELGGSTSGSGGTTLLEPPSSHRSSFSSQHNNLTGCGGSAEDKQLALWERRARALRKMLLGFDQARPPDMPFLVAVDVTGTNSVTVRFQEPDSHDSPICTKFKVQWSIKEDFSVICGEREVLDMKQRECRIDDLIQGQKYYFRAAAGNLKGYSRFRNSTPAHVTPSSWRDIDGRVPRFAGRLEQLNTLFTDIRRPEYTQETPAVQRRNHKKKTTIKQLFSATSKFQKNLRRGVFLACLLYHEDKILVTNEDFLPVIEVDETYPSCIYNDFHWLMKVGCTWDDVKILRQNMEKSHSSSTNHFRIKLLQAAAQMQAALCIQDIGQLYHKPIRDVQGTLVFSTVNYVKSPKLISVLNSRWLPLSKVTKKVIIHEDSNVADILIASIQEQMTYHQVSSIKLSKGLYLGYLKMQSSVDLIQVVVPAKSPNVLPHCKIRDNPHVSAEEWDYLKRITRIHASDASVKDCEEKENVTNEAQGTEQQKLFVDLVAATARRLFNYMEISPEDSLLHRLYDAEVIDLTHDVSFLIAVPPAETACCVPGTREILLQRGDLLSLPIQVFEMVHLNTYQKDVINRYSRLSCILELDTAQAQYNHREAFSSLELSVAKDKLARLQDLQTQVNTVWKGARWLIDVITFARDRGSSQQSGSSQTVGISMKHLLSLDRNRSNSNSLKRSLLQLPPRDPKLVKSSPGRGSWPGPNMSNSSSNLLTTEFSKSEQQLPSGQYIRKGSNTSNVSAGSEPAKSTVPMSSPSNLSNATSTGSNNHLVPLQNTRLPPSKSEDTLILTKYKHSPRNRSATITSASASTSPLLSIKPMIYGGSLLSVSTAMTNTTSLLSVSNTNSDSLHSLSSDEYSTPNSSVCIKSGHTKSKPTKPTASVAATATGSLESQLEEEKDEATLMPAPLPGILQVYAAYETGLASGTSLKLHVTPRTTAREVVNLVVKQLNMAVVLKGQEGPIYTADELPNFCLVAVIGARERCLRDDFKLLQLQNPWKKGRLYVRQKQDVLAALEHSSKHTAYL
- the Wake gene encoding ankyrin repeat and fibronectin type III domain containing protein wide awake isoform X4, whose product is MVLGGLGRRMSSGDKASPGLTIDRAAFLLLRVKKAFKKKKQQRKEKSIPTVECKTESRGARGPGGRPAPLLRSRTLPAIVAPGLSILQAQIDARYNAASAGLSVPESGTSTKRGSAVSHCTKLLTPRISFTDDTIERRVSDSGPTRESSKEHSTRSGRLSTSSIGGSQPLTRLARLLNQRPSFTPSDEIPRRLSWERRDCSATSSCLPRSSSIDSVAEWSIAGGVGTVSTSNAVNAGSSYGLFADQPPPRRSPSPLLGARSDRLSLVSPNIGRRVKGHRAVLELYSLQGMEFLEGFGKKKQQPNQQSNNISSVHINPLTAQSLNIHLHALFAAVEHGHLDKARTILESTDVDVNSVNSDGLSPLDVAVLSNNRPLAKMLVAFGAQEGNQFKSPESLGSHLASLLLEAEHRVQELGGSTSGSGGTTLLEPPSSHRSSFSSQHNNLTGCGGSAEDKQLALWERRARALRKMLLGFDQARPPDMPFLVAVDVTGTNSVTVRFQEPDSHDSPICTKFKVQWSIKEDFSVICGEREVLDMKQRECRIDDLIQGQKYYFRAAAGNLKGYSRFRNSTPAHVTPSSWRDIDGRVPRFAGRLEQLNTLFTDIRRPEYTQETPAVQRRNHKKKTTIKQLFSATSKFQKNLRRGVFLACLLYHEDKILVTNEDFLPVIEVDETYPSCIYNDFHWLMKVGCTWDDVKILRQNMEKSHSSSTNHFRIKLLQAAAQMQAALCIQDIGQLYHKPIRDVQGTLVFSTVNYVKSPKLISVLNSRWLPLSKVTKKVIIHEDSNVADILIASIQEQMTYHQVSSIKLSKGLYLGYLKMQSSVDLIQVVVPAKSPNVLPHCKIRDNPHVSAEEWDYLKRITRIHASDASVKDCEEKENVTNEAQGTEQQKLFVDLVAATARRLFNYMEISPEDSLLHRLYDAEVIDLTHDVSFLIAVPPAETACCVPGTREILLQRGDLLSLPIQVFEMVHLNTYQKDVINRYSRLSCILELDTAQAQYNHREAFSSLELSVAKDKLARLQDLQTQVNTVWKGARWLIDVITFARDRGSSQQSGSSQTVGISMKHLLSLDRNRSNSNSLKRSLLQLPPRDPKLVKSSPGRGSWPGPNMSNSSSNLLTTEFSKSEQQLPSGQYIRKGSNTSNVSAGSEPAKSTVPMSSPSNLSNATSTGSNNHLVPLQNTRLPPSKSEDTLILTKYKHSPRNRSATITSASASTSPLLSIKPMIYGGSLLSVSTAMTNTTSLLSVSNTNSDSLHSLSSDEYSTPNSSVCIKSGHTKSKPTKPTASVAATATGSLESQLEEEKDEATLMPAPLPGILQVYAAYETGLASGTSLKLHVTPRTTAREVVNLVVKQLNMAVVLKGQEGPIYTADELPNFCLVAVIGARERCLRDDFKLLQLQNPWKKGRLYVRQKQDVLAALEHSSKHTAYL
- the Wake gene encoding ankyrin repeat and fibronectin type III domain containing protein wide awake isoform X5 — translated: MSSGDKASPGLTIDRAAFLLLRVKKAFKKKKQQRKEKSIPTVECKTESRGARGPGGRPAPLLRSRTLPAIVAPGLSILQAQIDARYNAASAGLSVPESGTSTKRGSAVSHCTKLLTPRISFTDDTIERRVSDSGPTRESSKEHSTRSGRLSTSSIGGSQPLTRLARLLNQRPSFTPSDEIPRRLSWERRDCSATSSCLPRSSSIDSVAEWSIAGGVGTVSTSNAVNAGSSYGLFADQPPPRRSPSPLLGARSDRLSLVSPNIGRRVKGHRAVLELYSLQGMEFLEGFGKKKQQPNQQSNNISSVHINPLTAQSLNIHLHALFAAVEHGHLDKARTILESTDVDVNSVNSDGLSPLDVAVLSNNRPLAKMLVAFGAQEGNQFKSPESLGSHLASLLLEAEHRVQELGGSTSGSGGTTLLEPPSSHRSSFSSQHNNLTGCGGSAEDKQLALWERRARALRKMLLGFDQARPPDMPFLVAVDVTGTNSVTVRFQEPDSHDSPICTKFKVQWSIKEDFSVICGEREVLDMKQRECRIDDLIQGQKYYFRAAAGNLKGYSRFRNSTPAHVTPSSWRDIDGRVPRFAGRLEQLNTLFTDIRRPEYTQETPAVQRRNHKKKTTIKQLFSATSKFQKNLRRGVFLACLLYHEDKILVTNEDFLPVIEVDETYPSCIYNDFHWLMKVGCTWDDVKILRQNMEKSHSSSTNHFRIKLLQAAAQMQAALCIQDIGQLYHKPIRDVQGTLVFSTVNYVKSPKLISVLNSRWLPLSKVTKKVIIHEDSNVADILIASIQEQMTYHQVSSIKLSKGLYLGYLKMQSSVDLIQVVVPAKSPNVLPHCKIRDNPHVSAEEWDYLKRITRIHASDASVKDCEEKENVTNEAQGTEQQKLFVDLVAATARRLFNYMEISPEDSLLHRLYDAEVIDLTHDVSFLIAVPPAETACCVPGTREILLQRGDLLSLPIQVFEMVHLNTYQKDVINRYSRLSCILELDTAQAQYNHREAFSSLELSVAKDKLARLQDLQTQVNTVWKGARWLIDVITFARDRGSSQQSGSSQTVGISMKHLLSLDRNRSNSNSLKRSLLQLPPRDPKLVKSSPGRGSWPGPNMSNSSSNLLTTEFSKSEQQLPSGQYIRKGSNTSNVSAGSEPAKSTVPMSSPSNLSNATSTGSNNHLVPLQNTRLPPSKSEDTLILTKYKHSPRNRSATITSASASTSPLLSIKPMIYGGSLLSVSTAMTNTTSLLSVSNTNSDSLHSLSSDEYSTPNSSVCIKSGHTKSKPTKPTASVAATATGSLESQLEEEKDEATLMPAPLPGILQVYAAYETGLASGTSLKLHVTPRTTAREVVNLVVKQLNMAVVLKGQEGPIYTADELPNFCLVAVIGARERCLRDDFKLLQLQNPWKKGRLYVRQKQDVLAALEHSSKHTAYL
- the Wake gene encoding ankyrin repeat and fibronectin type III domain containing protein wide awake isoform X2, which encodes MIGRGGRRYEGWAVLGGLGRRMSSGDKASPGLTIDRAAFLLLRVKKAFKKKKQQRKEKSIPTVECKTESRGARGPGGRPAPLLRSRTLPAIVAPGLSILQAQIDARYNAASAGLSVPESGTSTKRGSAVSHCTKLLTPRISFTDDTIERRVSDSGPTRESSKEHSTRSGRLSTSSIGGSQPLTRLARLLNQRPSFTPSDEIPRRLSWERRDCSATSSCLPRSSSIDSVAEWSIAGGVGTVSTSNAVNAGSSYGLFADQPPPRRSPSPLLGARSDRLSLVSPNIGRRVKGHRAVLELYSLQGMEFLEGFGKKKQQPNQQSNNISSVHINPLTAQSLNIHLHALFAAVEHGHLDKARTILESTDVDVNSVNSDGLSPLDVAVLSNNRPLAKMLVAFGAQEGNQFKSPESLGSHLASLLLEAEHRVQELGGSTSGSGGTTLLEPPSSHRSSFSSQHNNLTGCGGSAEDKQLALWERRARALRKMLLGFDQARPPDMPFLVAVDVTGTNSVTVRFQEPDSHDSPICTKFKVQWSIKEDFSVICGEREVLDMKQRECRIDDLIQGQKYYFRAAAGNLKGYSRFRNSTPAHVTPSSWRDIDGRVPRFAGRLEQLNTLFTDIRRPEYTQETPAVQRRNHKKKTTIKQLFSATSKFQKNLRRGVFLACLLYHEDKILVTNEDFLPVIEVDETYPSCIYNDFHWLMKVGCTWDDVKILRQNMEKSHSSSTNHFRIKLLQAAAQMQAALCIQDIGQLYHKPIRDVQGTLVFSTVNYVKSPKLISVLNSRWLPLSKVTKKVIIHEDSNVADILIASIQEQMTYHQVSSIKLSKGLYLGYLKMQSSVDLIQVVVPAKSPNVLPHCKIRDNPHVSAEEWDYLKRITRIHASDASVKDCEEKENVTNEAQGTEQQKLFVDLVAATARRLFNYMEISPEDSLLHRLYDAEVIDLTHDVSFLIAVPPAETACCVPGTREILLQRGDLLSLPIQVFEMVHLNTYQKDVINRYSRLSCILELDTAQAQYNHREAFSSLELSVAKDKLARLQDLQTQVNTVWKGARWLIDVITFARDRGSSQQSGSSQTVGISMKHLLSLDRNRSNSNSLKRSLLQLPPRDPKLVKSSPGRGSWPGPNMSNSSSNLLTTEFSKSEQQLPSGQYIRKGSNTSNVSAGSEPAKSTVPMSSPSNLSNATSTGSNNHLVPLQNTRLPPSKSEDTLILTKYKHSPRNRSATITSASASTSPLLSIKPMIYGGSLLSVSTAMTNTTSLLSVSNTNSDSLHSLSSDEYSTPNSSVCIKSGHTKSKPTKPTASVAATATGSLESQLEEEKDEATLMPAPLPGILQVYAAYETGLASGTSLKLHVTPRTTAREVVNLVVKQLNMAVVLKGQEGPIYTADELPNFCLVAVIGARERCLRDDFKLLQLQNPWKKGRLYVRQKQDVLAALEHSSKHTAYL
- the Wake gene encoding ankyrin repeat and fibronectin type III domain containing protein wide awake isoform X7 — encoded protein: MIGRGGRRYEGWAVLGGLGRRMSSGDKASPGLTIDRAAFLLLRVKKAFKKKKQQRKEKSIPTVECKTESRGARGPGGRPAPLLRSRTLPAIVAPGLSILQAQIDARYNAASAGLSVPESGTSTKRGSAVSHCTKLLTPRISFTDDTIERRVSDSGPTRESSKEHSTRSGRLSTSSIGGSQPLTRLARLLNQRPSFTPSDEIPRRLSWERRDCSATSSCLPRSSSIDSVAEWSIAGGVGTVSTSNAVNAGSSYGLFADQPPPRRSPSPLLGARSDRLSLVSPNIGRRVKGHRAVLALFAAVEHGHLDKARTILESTDVDVNSVNSDGLSPLDVAVLSNNRPLAKMLVAFGAQEGNQFKSPESLGSHLASLLLEAEHRVQELGGSTSGSGGTTLLEPPSSHRSSFSSQHNNLTGCGGSAEDKQLALWERRARALRKMLLGFDQARPPDMPFLVAVDVTGTNSVTVRFQEPDSHDSPICTKFKVQWSIKEDFSVICGEREVLDMKQRECRIDDLIQGQKYYFRAAAGNLKGYSRFRNSTPAHVTPSSWRDIDGRVPRFAGRLEQLNTLFTDIRRPEYTQETPAVQRRNHKKKTTIKQLFSATSKFQKNLRRGVFLACLLYHEDKILVTNEDFLPVIEVDETYPSCIYNDFHWLMKVGCTWDDVKILRQNMEKSHSSSTNHFRIKLLQAAAQMQAALCIQDIGQLYHKPIRDVQGTLVFSTVNYVKSPKLISVLNSRWLPLSKVTKKVIIHEDSNVADILIASIQEQMTYHQVSSIKLSKGLYLGYLKMQSSVDLIQVVVPAKSPNVLPHCKIRDNPHVSAEEWDYLKRITRIHASDASVKDCEEKENVTNEAQGTEQQKLFVDLVAATARRLFNYMEISPEDSLLHRLYDAEVIDLTHDVSFLIAVPPAETACCVPGTREILLQRGDLLSLPIQVFEMVHLNTYQKDVINRYSRLSCILELDTAQAQYNHREAFSSLELSVAKDKLARLQDLQTQVNTVWKGARWLIDVITFARDRGSSQQSGSSQTVGISMKHLLSLDRNRSNSNSLKRSLLQLPPRDPKLVKSSPGRGSWPGPNMSNSSSNLLTTEFSKSEQQLPSGQYIRKGSNTSNVSAGSEPAKSTVPMSSPSNLSNATSTGSNNHLVPLQNTRLPPSKSEDTLILTKYKHSPRNRSATITSASASTSPLLSIKPMIYGGSLLSVSTAMTNTTSLLSVSNTNSDSLHSLSSDEYSTPNSSVCIKSGHTKSKPTKPTASVAATATGSLESQLEEEKDEATLMPAPLPGILQVYAAYETGLASGTSLKLHVTPRTTAREVVNLVVKQLNMAVVLKGQEGPIYTADELPNFCLVAVIGARERCLRDDFKLLQLQNPWKKGRLYVRQKQDVLAALEHSSKHTAYL
- the Wake gene encoding ankyrin repeat and fibronectin type III domain containing protein wide awake isoform X1, translating into MKFRKLSASSPKMELLSRRSSSDRMSTLKRSRSFRASIKLMSKLRNHASLRLNSGFDLSPLPLRNTKKRRNQTSLVEETTWPTRSLEIPPNDPSKDSSKDSDRSLNSLSTSPSLGHSISSSELESRKITRDLKSKLCLTDRIMGKSRKEQEKSSKRNNDASSPRVAHIFRWKSNEETSSVSNGEKEKRNLFCGSQLSYENPTFRLDSSLDSSVSSFVFEPEHSDHVKAKEERSIEKSYQDTGLTIVVDPARPAEDETRKSAEDRTVFDMEANFECNKNNRPVFTITKARSLSVNDVVLQDEEAAMSSLALNTVDGTTLFDWQADDRGIEAMEKGRKDGEEVRKTSVCSSKSCRIRTVDNIANFWTNARGGSFRSKVTVGRKKSMKDSRDAESMDRILVTTTSGSKLYSLQGMEFLEGFGKKKQQPNQQSNNISSVHINPLTAQSLNIHLHALFAAVEHGHLDKARTILESTDVDVNSVNSDGLSPLDVAVLSNNRPLAKMLVAFGAQEGNQFKSPESLGSHLASLLLEAEHRVQELGGSTSGSGGTTLLEPPSSHRSSFSSQHNNLTGCGGSAEDKQLALWERRARALRKMLLGFDQARPPDMPFLVAVDVTGTNSVTVRFQEPDSHDSPICTKFKVQWSIKEDFSVICGEREVLDMKQRECRIDDLIQGQKYYFRAAAGNLKGYSRFRNSTPAHVTPSSWRDIDGRVPRFAGRLEQLNTLFTDIRRPEYTQETPAVQRRNHKKKTTIKQLFSATSKFQKNLRRGVFLACLLYHEDKILVTNEDFLPVIEVDETYPSCIYNDFHWLMKVGCTWDDVKILRQNMEKSHSSSTNHFRIKLLQAAAQMQAALCIQDIGQLYHKPIRDVQGTLVFSTVNYVKSPKLISVLNSRWLPLSKVTKKVIIHEDSNVADILIASIQEQMTYHQVSSIKLSKGLYLGYLKMQSSVDLIQVVVPAKSPNVLPHCKIRDNPHVSAEEWDYLKRITRIHASDASVKDCEEKENVTNEAQGTEQQKLFVDLVAATARRLFNYMEISPEDSLLHRLYDAEVIDLTHDVSFLIAVPPAETACCVPGTREILLQRGDLLSLPIQVFEMVHLNTYQKDVINRYSRLSCILELDTAQAQYNHREAFSSLELSVAKDKLARLQDLQTQVNTVWKGARWLIDVITFARDRGSSQQSGSSQTVGISMKHLLSLDRNRSNSNSLKRSLLQLPPRDPKLVKSSPGRGSWPGPNMSNSSSNLLTTEFSKSEQQLPSGQYIRKGSNTSNVSAGSEPAKSTVPMSSPSNLSNATSTGSNNHLVPLQNTRLPPSKSEDTLILTKYKHSPRNRSATITSASASTSPLLSIKPMIYGGSLLSVSTAMTNTTSLLSVSNTNSDSLHSLSSDEYSTPNSSVCIKSGHTKSKPTKPTASVAATATGSLESQLEEEKDEATLMPAPLPGILQVYAAYETGLASGTSLKLHVTPRTTAREVVNLVVKQLNMAVVLKGQEGPIYTADELPNFCLVAVIGARERCLRDDFKLLQLQNPWKKGRLYVRQKQDVLAALEHSSKHTAYL
- the Wake gene encoding ankyrin repeat and fibronectin type III domain containing protein wide awake isoform X6, producing MIGRGGRRYEGWAVLGGLGRRMSSGDKASPGLTIDRAAFLLLRVKKAFKKKKQQRKEKSIPTVECKTESRGARGPGGRPAPLLRSRTLPAIVAPGLSILQAQIDARYNERRVSDSGPTRESSKEHSTRSGRLSTSSIGGSQPLTRLARLLNQRPSFTPSDEIPRRLSWERRDCSATSSCLPRSSSIDSVAEWSIAGGVGTVSTSNAVNAGSSYGLFADQPPPRRSPSPLLGARSDRLSLVSPNIGRRVKGHRAVLELYSLQGMEFLEGFGKKKQQPNQQSNNISSVHINPLTAQSLNIHLHALFAAVEHGHLDKARTILESTDVDVNSVNSDGLSPLDVAVLSNNRPLAKMLVAFGAQEGNQFKSPESLGSHLASLLLEAEHRVQELGGSTSGSGGTTLLEPPSSHRSSFSSQHNNLTGCGGSAEDKQLALWERRARALRKMLLGFDQARPPDMPFLVAVDVTGTNSVTVRFQEPDSHDSPICTKFKVQWSIKEDFSVICGEREVLDMKQRECRIDDLIQGQKYYFRAAAGNLKGYSRFRNSTPAHVTPSSWRDIDGRVPRFAGRLEQLNTLFTDIRRPEYTQETPAVQRRNHKKKTTIKQLFSATSKFQKNLRRGVFLACLLYHEDKILVTNEDFLPVIEVDETYPSCIYNDFHWLMKVGCTWDDVKILRQNMEKSHSSSTNHFRIKLLQAAAQMQAALCIQDIGQLYHKPIRDVQGTLVFSTVNYVKSPKLISVLNSRWLPLSKVTKKVIIHEDSNVADILIASIQEQMTYHQVSSIKLSKGLYLGYLKMQSSVDLIQVVVPAKSPNVLPHCKIRDNPHVSAEEWDYLKRITRIHASDASVKDCEEKENVTNEAQGTEQQKLFVDLVAATARRLFNYMEISPEDSLLHRLYDAEVIDLTHDVSFLIAVPPAETACCVPGTREILLQRGDLLSLPIQVFEMVHLNTYQKDVINRYSRLSCILELDTAQAQYNHREAFSSLELSVAKDKLARLQDLQTQVNTVWKGARWLIDVITFARDRGSSQQSGSSQTVGISMKHLLSLDRNRSNSNSLKRSLLQLPPRDPKLVKSSPGRGSWPGPNMSNSSSNLLTTEFSKSEQQLPSGQYIRKGSNTSNVSAGSEPAKSTVPMSSPSNLSNATSTGSNNHLVPLQNTRLPPSKSEDTLILTKYKHSPRNRSATITSASASTSPLLSIKPMIYGGSLLSVSTAMTNTTSLLSVSNTNSDSLHSLSSDEYSTPNSSVCIKSGHTKSKPTKPTASVAATATGSLESQLEEEKDEATLMPAPLPGILQVYAAYETGLASGTSLKLHVTPRTTAREVVNLVVKQLNMAVVLKGQEGPIYTADELPNFCLVAVIGARERCLRDDFKLLQLQNPWKKGRLYVRQKQDVLAALEHSSKHTAYL